From a region of the Salinispira pacifica genome:
- a CDS encoding MotA/TolQ/ExbB proton channel family protein, which yields MNEIISSGTIILALIALLSVTAVGIIIERMRYFRKSRADEDRLLERIRHSLEKGFYDEALSICEQNPGPLSDLMKVGIEYRKYSPEVIHDLISDAANLEVPKMERNIALLGTIAHITPLLGLLGTVTGNIQAFGVLSDFGAAADPGLLAGGIAEALVTTAAGIVAAIPAIAFYNQLVSKVNHNLIRLENRVSELVVLLKGDVGSKTMADLGTSSAATASSRGTGSGLKSGGSRS from the coding sequence ATGAATGAAATAATCAGCAGCGGAACCATAATTCTGGCACTCATCGCTTTGCTGTCGGTAACGGCTGTGGGGATTATCATCGAAAGGATGAGATATTTCCGGAAAAGCCGTGCGGATGAGGACAGACTTCTTGAACGGATCCGTCACAGCCTTGAGAAAGGCTTCTATGATGAAGCCCTGAGCATCTGTGAACAGAATCCCGGACCCCTCAGCGATCTGATGAAAGTGGGGATAGAATACCGCAAATATTCACCCGAGGTGATCCATGATCTCATCTCCGATGCAGCCAATCTGGAAGTACCCAAAATGGAGCGAAACATTGCCCTGCTGGGAACCATCGCCCATATCACCCCCCTTCTGGGACTGCTGGGTACGGTAACCGGGAACATTCAGGCTTTCGGAGTGCTCAGCGACTTTGGTGCCGCAGCGGATCCCGGTTTGCTTGCCGGGGGAATCGCCGAAGCGCTGGTAACAACCGCAGCAGGTATCGTTGCGGCAATTCCTGCAATTGCCTTTTACAACCAGCTTGTGAGCAAGGTGAACCACAACCTCATTCGGCTGGAAAACCGGGTGAGTGAACTGGTGGTACTCCTCAAAGGGGACGTGGGAAGCAAAACCATGGCTGATCTGGGCACATCCAGTGCCGCCACTGCCTCGTCCCGGGGAACCGGTTCAGGTCTGAAAAGCGGAGGTTCCCGATCATGA
- a CDS encoding pirin family protein has protein sequence MSIRPVTKISHASPAIEGAGVHLHRAFGFGDTAASDPFLLFDDFRNNDPRLYSKGFPWHPHRGIETITYVLAGEVDHGDSLGNTGTLGAGDVQWMTAGSGIIHQEMPRGDAAGAMHGFQLWANLPSSKKMTDPRYQDIPSGEIPEVTEDDGTKVRIITGEFWGKRGPVEGIAADPRYLDISVPPGKERFFKIDLTHNAFAYVFAGSGSFRGASDPFLAPTEYVNAEGTTEALPSHPVENRNLVLFDRGDEVLVRAGEDGIRFLLVSGQPLKEPVAWHGPIVMNSQGEIRQALSDLQTGNFLRTSQ, from the coding sequence ATGTCCATCCGTCCTGTTACAAAAATATCCCACGCAAGTCCCGCAATAGAGGGTGCCGGTGTGCATCTGCACCGGGCATTCGGTTTCGGAGATACCGCAGCCAGTGATCCGTTCCTTCTTTTCGATGATTTCCGGAACAACGATCCCCGGCTGTACAGCAAAGGTTTTCCCTGGCATCCCCACCGGGGAATTGAAACCATCACCTATGTTCTGGCCGGAGAAGTGGATCACGGCGACAGTCTGGGGAATACGGGAACACTGGGTGCAGGAGATGTTCAGTGGATGACCGCCGGAAGCGGAATCATTCATCAGGAGATGCCCCGGGGAGATGCTGCAGGTGCCATGCACGGGTTTCAGCTGTGGGCGAACCTGCCTTCATCCAAAAAAATGACCGACCCCAGGTATCAGGATATCCCCTCCGGAGAAATACCCGAGGTAACCGAGGACGACGGAACCAAGGTGCGCATCATCACCGGAGAGTTCTGGGGAAAGCGGGGCCCGGTTGAGGGCATTGCGGCAGACCCCCGTTATCTGGATATCTCCGTCCCGCCGGGAAAAGAGCGTTTTTTCAAAATCGATCTGACTCACAACGCCTTTGCATATGTGTTCGCCGGTTCCGGCAGCTTTCGGGGTGCCTCGGATCCGTTTCTTGCTCCCACCGAGTATGTAAATGCAGAGGGCACCACAGAAGCGCTGCCCTCACACCCTGTGGAGAACCGCAATCTGGTCTTGTTCGACCGGGGTGATGAAGTTCTGGTGAGAGCGGGGGAGGATGGGATCCGGTTCCTTCTGGTCTCCGGCCAGCCCCTGAAAGAGCCTGTTGCCTGGCACGGGCCCATTGTAATGAACAGTCAGGGAGAGATCCGTCAGGCTCTCAGTGATCTTCAGACCGGGAATTTTCTCAGGACTTCCCAATAA
- the dnaK gene encoding molecular chaperone DnaK: MGRIIGIDLGTTNSCVAVMESGESVVIQNAEGQRTTPSMVAYTAKNERLVGQPAKNQMVTNPDHTIYSIKRFMGRRGNEVDQEVTMVPYNVDISDKTSAVKVVVGDKKFTPPEISAAILQKMKETAESYLGETVTEAVITVPAYFNDAQRQATKDAGRIAGLEVKRIVNEPTAAALAYGFGKEGKDEKIAVYDLGGGTFDISILELGDGVFEVKSTNGDTHLGGDNFDQKIIDWLIENFRNDYGIDLSKDRMALQRLKEAAEKAKKELSSTASTDINLPFITADDSGPKHMQYNLTRSKFEQLADDLIKRTEAPCKAALKDAGLSASDIDEVILVGGSTRIPAVQTLVKEIFGRDPHKGVNPDEVVALGAAIQGGILGGDVKDVLLLDVTPLSMGIETLGGVFTKLIERNTTIPTRKTQIFSTAADNQTAVSIHVLQGEREMASQNRTLGRFDLAEIPPAPRGVPQIEVTFDIDANGIVHVSAKDLGTGKEQKIRIESSSGLSEDEINKMVKDAEVHAEEDKKLKEGVETRNEADSLIYATEKSVKDYGDKIGDDEKSKINDAIADLKKSLEGDDLDDIKAKTEALKQASYKLAEEVYKDQGGEQAQPGSEGADAGAAGGEQAGGAEQSSGSTSKDNVEDVDYEVVDEDDK; this comes from the coding sequence ATGGGTAGAATAATCGGAATTGACCTCGGCACAACCAATTCCTGTGTAGCCGTAATGGAAAGCGGTGAATCTGTAGTAATTCAGAATGCGGAAGGGCAGCGAACCACGCCTTCAATGGTAGCCTACACTGCGAAGAATGAACGGCTGGTGGGACAGCCTGCGAAAAATCAGATGGTAACCAATCCCGACCATACCATCTATTCCATTAAGCGTTTCATGGGCCGACGGGGCAACGAAGTTGACCAGGAAGTAACCATGGTTCCCTACAATGTTGATATCTCAGATAAAACCTCTGCAGTAAAAGTGGTGGTTGGCGACAAAAAGTTCACCCCCCCGGAAATCTCCGCAGCAATTCTGCAGAAGATGAAGGAAACCGCCGAGAGTTATCTGGGTGAAACGGTTACCGAGGCTGTTATTACCGTTCCTGCCTATTTTAACGATGCCCAGCGTCAGGCCACCAAGGATGCGGGCCGGATTGCAGGTCTGGAAGTAAAACGTATTGTGAATGAGCCCACTGCAGCGGCTTTGGCATACGGTTTCGGCAAGGAAGGAAAAGACGAAAAAATCGCCGTATACGACCTGGGCGGCGGTACATTTGATATTTCCATCCTGGAACTGGGTGACGGTGTTTTCGAAGTAAAATCCACCAATGGAGACACTCACCTGGGCGGTGACAATTTCGACCAGAAAATTATCGACTGGCTGATTGAAAATTTCAGAAATGACTACGGCATTGACCTGAGCAAGGATCGGATGGCTCTTCAGAGACTGAAAGAAGCTGCAGAGAAGGCCAAGAAAGAGCTCTCCTCAACTGCGAGCACAGACATCAATCTGCCGTTTATTACCGCCGATGACTCGGGCCCTAAACATATGCAGTACAATCTCACCCGGAGCAAATTTGAACAGCTTGCGGATGATCTGATCAAACGCACAGAAGCTCCCTGTAAAGCTGCACTGAAAGATGCCGGACTGAGCGCATCTGATATCGATGAGGTGATTCTGGTGGGAGGAAGCACCAGAATTCCCGCCGTACAGACACTGGTGAAGGAAATATTCGGCCGGGATCCCCACAAGGGTGTAAACCCTGATGAAGTGGTTGCCCTTGGTGCCGCAATTCAGGGTGGTATTCTCGGTGGAGATGTGAAGGATGTGCTTCTCCTTGATGTTACGCCCCTTTCTATGGGAATTGAAACCCTGGGCGGAGTGTTTACCAAACTGATAGAGCGGAACACGACCATTCCCACCCGGAAAACCCAGATATTCTCCACTGCAGCGGATAATCAGACTGCGGTATCCATTCATGTGCTACAGGGTGAGCGTGAGATGGCTTCCCAGAACCGGACCTTGGGCCGTTTTGATCTGGCTGAAATACCACCTGCACCCAGGGGCGTTCCCCAGATTGAGGTTACCTTCGATATTGATGCTAACGGTATCGTGCACGTCAGTGCAAAAGACCTGGGAACCGGCAAGGAACAGAAAATCCGCATAGAAAGCAGCTCCGGTCTGAGTGAAGATGAAATCAACAAGATGGTGAAAGATGCAGAGGTTCATGCGGAAGAAGACAAGAAGCTGAAGGAAGGGGTTGAAACCCGGAATGAAGCGGACAGTCTGATATATGCCACTGAAAAATCTGTGAAAGATTACGGCGATAAAATCGGTGACGACGAAAAGAGCAAGATTAATGACGCCATCGCCGATCTGAAAAAGTCCCTGGAAGGGGACGATCTGGATGATATCAAAGCCAAAACAGAGGCACTCAAGCAGGCAAGCTACAAACTGGCAGAAGAGGTGTACAAGGATCAGGGCGGCGAACAGGCTCAGCCCGGTTCCGAGGGTGCCGATGCCGGAGCAGCAGGCGGTGAACAGGCCGGCGGTGCCGAGCAATCATCCGGTTCCACTTCCAAGGACAATGTCGAAGACGTTGACTATGAAGTAGTGGACGAGGATGATAAGTAA
- a CDS encoding ExbD/TolR family protein produces MKFRRQLKAQVQPDLIPMIDIVFQLVVFFMVSSTFVVAPGIGLDLPESSTEEQVSMDLYQISLNSDGRMFFQDREITMNQLPALLNDLDTDEKQRVVIQGDAGVPLQQLVSLLDTLRSNGVRNASILAKNPAPASSPERGDSPEGGAAGDAAGNSSGNSFGNTSGNTSGNTSGNTEEQP; encoded by the coding sequence ATGAAATTCCGCCGTCAGCTGAAAGCACAGGTGCAGCCGGATCTCATTCCCATGATCGATATTGTATTCCAGCTTGTGGTGTTTTTTATGGTGTCCAGCACCTTTGTGGTGGCTCCGGGCATCGGTCTGGATCTCCCGGAATCCTCCACCGAGGAACAGGTGAGCATGGATCTGTATCAGATCAGTCTCAACTCTGATGGCCGGATGTTCTTTCAGGACCGGGAAATAACCATGAATCAGCTTCCGGCCCTGTTGAACGACCTTGATACCGATGAAAAGCAGCGGGTGGTAATTCAGGGAGATGCGGGGGTTCCCCTGCAGCAGCTGGTGAGTCTGCTGGATACCCTTCGCTCCAACGGCGTACGAAATGCCAGCATCCTGGCCAAAAATCCCGCACCCGCCTCCAGCCCTGAACGTGGGGATTCTCCCGAGGGTGGTGCGGCCGGCGATGCAGCCGGAAATTCCTCCGGTAATTCCTTCGGGAATACATCCGGGAACACATCCGGAAACACATCCGGAAATACAGAGGAGCAGCCTTGA
- a CDS encoding SpiroCoCo family coiled-coil protein, whose protein sequence is MMFTLGDLLILSVAVIVVLIFRHLDRNNRSLEKVKKFSDRIQQELAEIAEEKSQQLQDISIGVDVHQQSARRAIERLEASAEELNAKAAHIDEIQQRIDEYDLALKQLVEMTNKAEENMKGIQKESAYVDTVGRRIKDARKQMEGIEKQIPSLLEDFEKRNSRQLEHTGAQVLKDGEKMAADLQQRVEDARAQAADTLSGLEQRSLEVQAGMDGHSASLVESMEERFGAFRDELNQAEETFRSKMNEIATKARNFELQAFSELQEELDGRRSDLRSSLIESMEQQQSELEQKFEDARQENSSRLDTTLGELQEQLREDSSLIKTQAQEQQQELTRKFSELESELEEQSSSYRGRLSEHQEEFENGFIRIQQEIEDKLQQSREEGSLKADELLNRISMDVEARGQSLEQTIENQLQDLDARVQLSHNQIDTRFSELRERLDDWMERSNSYIGNLDTRFSELNEKSIRLEQDHTARLEQIEAEIVRTEDDVNTRFQSLKNASQQLVHDAEEYVNREIQESSERNTRNLENRFSQVDSKIQEAQDSAYQQVEQIRQRIEEWQEGFQAEMDAHSGEGAKLLHQAREEFMEKARRVYDDQDERSKELQENFQAIIREQDQKLHEQLDSSGHEIQRIQGLQEDNQRKIQEIDVSLQNAVDELRRKLSDTHGNLEQSISEETLQMEQKILGQLEKRLMDYEGSINYRLSRLENVGAELEEMDSRIHESMELVSASVNDDMEKMSQELKSQREEDLVRAREEMETLAHQISSHQQELEDLKEQSHASMSKQLEVLEQEFFNDLRQRQQNLDKRLESWTEEFDSNLDRLSSEAEEERLNLERKYVDDFAGRIESLRGGLGDRIDELQSEFRDREGLIREDLNALAEKVGSAKAGLDDQLGVFEQQSRSIIDDRFQDIQTLLSSKLTEAESDMDGKLSRLHQSMSERDGEIRELHETIRSDVTIWQNQILQRLKGSESGIEEEMSNFRVRITETLTALKEEYSSEKDDIVASGENARAQLRNGIQEASVQLNELQSNLNDKTEEALNRFNMDYQSFIKEIEQKGREFGHEVDDSVREFRGFVSSTRDEFEAAQKRLMDRLNEDLRMLDVNIKQIEKKQKNFLQQTKLFERADNLKKSLMEDVAQLKSEIDRVQNERKQVEELDGEFKRIRKLGDEATEKMNRFIGEQRRLEGIEDDYKKLMTLSSNVDSQLDKVTSKHDSLQQMQLAIRNLDDLQKELDQRYDRLSKRKEVIDTTLEGVDRNFHQLTDLETRITDLHGHISGLNKNADDLKERLESLAMNKKESDMALRNLNNLNQAMEEIDQRMSDMQKAREWLARTETRLEDVSQQADQRVQLLGSITGQQKNGAAEDDRPAPSVSVRDMVIKLKHQGWKIEDIAKSCKVSRGEVELILEMAHR, encoded by the coding sequence ATGATGTTTACGCTGGGAGACCTGCTCATCCTCAGCGTGGCGGTGATAGTTGTATTAATATTCCGCCACCTGGACAGGAATAACAGATCCCTGGAGAAGGTTAAGAAGTTCAGTGACCGGATCCAGCAGGAACTTGCAGAAATTGCCGAAGAAAAATCACAACAGCTACAGGATATCTCTATAGGGGTGGATGTGCATCAGCAATCCGCCCGGAGGGCTATAGAGCGTCTTGAGGCATCCGCCGAAGAGCTGAATGCCAAAGCAGCTCACATCGATGAAATTCAGCAACGCATAGACGAGTATGATTTAGCTTTGAAACAGTTGGTGGAAATGACCAATAAGGCTGAAGAGAACATGAAGGGAATCCAGAAGGAATCCGCCTATGTTGATACCGTGGGCAGGCGGATCAAGGATGCCCGGAAACAGATGGAGGGAATCGAAAAGCAGATCCCCTCTTTGTTGGAAGATTTCGAGAAGCGGAACTCCCGCCAGCTGGAACATACCGGTGCACAGGTTCTTAAAGACGGCGAAAAAATGGCCGCCGATCTTCAGCAGAGGGTGGAGGATGCCAGAGCTCAGGCGGCGGATACCCTCAGCGGACTGGAACAGCGGTCACTGGAAGTCCAGGCGGGGATGGATGGTCATTCGGCATCGCTGGTTGAATCTATGGAGGAGCGTTTCGGTGCATTCCGGGATGAACTGAACCAGGCCGAAGAGACTTTCCGCAGCAAAATGAATGAGATAGCCACCAAGGCCAGAAACTTTGAACTTCAGGCATTTTCCGAACTCCAGGAGGAACTGGACGGAAGAAGAAGCGACCTTCGAAGCTCATTAATCGAGAGCATGGAGCAGCAGCAGAGCGAACTTGAGCAGAAGTTCGAAGATGCCCGGCAGGAGAACAGTTCCAGGCTGGATACTACTCTCGGCGAACTTCAGGAGCAGCTTCGGGAAGACAGCTCTCTGATTAAAACCCAGGCTCAGGAACAGCAGCAGGAGCTGACCCGGAAATTCAGCGAGCTTGAGTCAGAGCTTGAAGAACAGAGCTCTTCCTACCGGGGGCGGCTGAGCGAACATCAGGAAGAATTCGAAAACGGGTTCATTCGGATCCAGCAGGAAATTGAAGACAAACTGCAGCAGAGCCGTGAAGAGGGCAGCCTGAAAGCCGACGAGCTGCTGAATCGCATCAGCATGGACGTGGAGGCCAGAGGGCAGAGTCTGGAGCAGACAATCGAAAATCAGCTCCAGGACCTGGATGCCCGGGTTCAGCTTTCCCATAATCAGATCGACACCCGTTTCTCCGAGCTTCGGGAGCGCCTTGATGACTGGATGGAGCGATCCAACAGCTATATCGGAAATCTGGATACCCGGTTCTCCGAACTGAATGAAAAGAGCATCAGGCTGGAACAGGATCATACCGCCCGGCTTGAACAGATAGAAGCCGAAATTGTACGCACCGAGGACGATGTAAACACCCGCTTCCAGAGCCTGAAAAATGCAAGTCAGCAGCTTGTCCACGATGCCGAGGAGTACGTGAACCGGGAAATCCAGGAAAGCAGCGAACGCAATACCCGGAATCTGGAGAACCGCTTCTCCCAGGTGGACAGTAAGATACAGGAGGCTCAGGACTCGGCCTATCAGCAGGTGGAGCAAATTCGTCAGCGCATAGAGGAATGGCAGGAAGGGTTCCAGGCTGAGATGGATGCCCACAGCGGTGAAGGAGCAAAGCTCCTCCACCAGGCCAGAGAAGAGTTTATGGAAAAGGCCCGTCGGGTGTATGACGACCAGGATGAGCGTTCCAAAGAACTCCAGGAGAACTTCCAGGCCATCATCCGGGAGCAGGATCAGAAACTTCACGAACAGCTGGATTCCAGCGGACATGAGATACAGAGGATTCAAGGCCTGCAGGAAGATAACCAGCGGAAAATTCAGGAGATAGACGTAAGCCTTCAGAATGCCGTGGATGAGCTGCGCCGGAAGTTAAGCGACACTCATGGAAACCTGGAGCAAAGCATTTCTGAAGAAACCCTGCAGATGGAGCAGAAAATTCTGGGGCAGCTTGAAAAGCGTCTCATGGATTACGAGGGCAGCATCAACTACCGCCTTTCCCGTCTTGAAAATGTGGGTGCTGAGCTGGAGGAAATGGATTCCAGAATTCACGAATCCATGGAGTTGGTCTCTGCATCTGTAAATGACGATATGGAAAAAATGAGTCAGGAGCTGAAGAGTCAGCGGGAAGAGGATCTGGTTCGAGCCCGGGAGGAGATGGAAACCCTGGCGCATCAGATCTCATCTCATCAGCAGGAATTGGAAGATCTGAAGGAACAGAGTCATGCCAGCATGTCAAAGCAGCTGGAAGTCCTGGAGCAGGAATTTTTCAATGATCTTCGACAGCGCCAGCAGAATCTGGATAAGCGTCTTGAGTCCTGGACTGAAGAATTTGACAGCAACCTGGACAGACTGAGCAGTGAAGCAGAAGAAGAGCGCCTGAACCTGGAACGAAAGTACGTGGATGACTTTGCCGGCCGTATCGAGAGTCTTCGCGGCGGACTCGGGGACCGGATTGATGAGCTTCAGAGCGAGTTCAGAGACAGGGAAGGCTTGATCCGGGAGGACTTAAATGCTCTCGCCGAAAAGGTAGGCTCGGCAAAGGCGGGGCTTGATGACCAGCTGGGAGTTTTTGAACAGCAGTCACGCTCAATTATTGATGACCGTTTTCAGGATATCCAGACTTTGCTCAGCAGCAAGCTTACTGAAGCGGAATCTGACATGGATGGTAAACTGTCCCGGCTTCATCAGAGCATGAGCGAACGGGACGGAGAAATCCGGGAACTTCATGAAACCATTCGCTCAGATGTCACCATCTGGCAGAATCAGATTCTCCAGCGTCTGAAAGGCTCGGAGAGCGGAATCGAAGAGGAGATGTCCAATTTCAGGGTGAGAATTACCGAAACCCTGACTGCACTGAAAGAAGAATACAGCAGCGAGAAGGATGATATTGTCGCCTCCGGGGAGAACGCCCGGGCCCAGCTCCGTAACGGTATCCAGGAAGCATCTGTACAGCTGAATGAACTTCAGTCAAATCTTAACGATAAGACCGAAGAGGCTCTGAATCGTTTCAATATGGACTACCAGAGTTTTATCAAAGAGATCGAACAGAAGGGCCGGGAATTCGGTCATGAAGTGGATGATTCGGTTCGGGAGTTCAGGGGATTCGTTTCATCCACAAGAGACGAGTTTGAGGCTGCGCAAAAGCGGCTTATGGACCGTCTCAACGAAGATCTCCGTATGCTTGATGTGAATATCAAACAGATTGAGAAAAAACAGAAAAATTTCCTCCAGCAGACCAAGCTTTTTGAGCGGGCCGATAATCTGAAAAAGAGCCTGATGGAAGATGTGGCACAGCTGAAATCCGAAATTGATCGGGTGCAGAATGAGCGCAAGCAGGTTGAGGAGCTGGACGGAGAATTTAAGCGGATTCGAAAACTCGGCGATGAAGCCACCGAAAAAATGAACCGGTTCATCGGTGAACAGCGCAGGCTGGAAGGTATTGAGGATGATTATAAAAAACTGATGACCCTCTCTTCCAACGTGGACAGTCAGTTGGATAAGGTTACCAGTAAGCACGACAGTCTCCAGCAGATGCAGCTTGCCATCCGCAATCTGGATGATCTGCAGAAAGAGCTGGATCAACGCTACGACCGCCTGAGCAAGCGGAAGGAAGTGATCGATACTACCCTGGAAGGGGTGGATAGAAACTTTCATCAGCTTACCGATCTTGAAACGCGAATTACCGACCTTCATGGCCATATCAGCGGACTGAACAAGAACGCCGATGATCTGAAGGAACGCCTTGAGAGCCTTGCCATGAATAAAAAGGAATCGGATATGGCCTTGAGGAATCTCAATAACCTGAACCAGGCCATGGAAGAGATCGATCAGCGTATGTCGGATATGCAGAAGGCCAGAGAATGGCTGGCCCGCACCGAGACCCGCCTGGAAGACGTTTCCCAGCAGGCGGATCAGCGGGTTCAACTCCTGGGCAGCATTACCGGGCAGCAGAAAAACGGCGCAGCTGAAGATGACCGCCCGGCTCCTTCGGTTTCGGTGCGGGATATGGTAATCAAACTGAAACACCAGGGATGGAAAATCGAGGATATCGCCAAATCCTGCAAGGTTTCCCGGGGAGAAGTTGAGCTGATTCTTGAGATGGCCCACCGCTGA
- a CDS encoding HAD family hydrolase, whose translation MKQIHAVAFDIDGTLYPNRRMYLASLGFALGHFRLLNAFRKVRKELRDTRPVEDFYELQARLFGRRIGVDTDEAREIINRTFYTRWESVLRKVNLYPGVLDLIRLLKEKNIPLAVMSDFPVVTKMKILNIENYFDVEMSSEEVGYLKPNPEPFLEMARQLNVKPENLLYVGNSFHYDVLGAHSLGMMTAHISSRKPEKSPADFTFKRYSSLRDWILPRLD comes from the coding sequence ATGAAACAGATACACGCAGTTGCCTTCGATATAGACGGAACCTTATATCCCAACAGGAGAATGTATCTGGCCAGTCTGGGGTTTGCCCTGGGCCATTTCCGGCTGCTGAATGCCTTCAGAAAAGTTCGCAAGGAACTGAGAGATACCCGTCCGGTGGAGGATTTTTATGAGCTTCAGGCCCGGCTTTTCGGCCGGCGGATCGGTGTGGACACCGACGAAGCCCGGGAAATCATAAACCGCACCTTCTATACCCGTTGGGAATCGGTACTCCGCAAGGTGAACCTTTATCCCGGAGTATTGGACCTGATCCGGTTGCTCAAGGAAAAAAATATTCCCCTGGCGGTGATGTCCGATTTTCCCGTTGTAACCAAGATGAAAATTCTCAACATCGAAAACTATTTCGATGTTGAAATGAGCTCTGAAGAGGTGGGCTATCTGAAGCCTAATCCCGAGCCTTTCCTGGAAATGGCCCGGCAGCTGAATGTGAAGCCGGAAAATCTTCTCTATGTGGGGAACAGTTTTCACTACGATGTGTTGGGCGCACACTCCCTGGGAATGATGACTGCACATATCAGCTCCCGAAAACCGGAAAAATCTCCTGCGGATTTTACATTTAAAAGATATTCTTCACTCCGGGACTGGATTCTTCCCCGGCTTGATTGA
- the dnaJ gene encoding molecular chaperone DnaJ produces MAKRDYYEVLGVSKGASKDEIKKAYRKLAVKHHPDKNPGDKKAEELFKEASEAYEVLADDKKRQTYDQFGFAGLEGMGGGGGGAQDFSSVFRDFGDIFGDFGIFDSFFGGGGRGGGGQRRRSSAVRGSDLRYDLKVPFKDAAFGTKVEVSYNRSVQCESCSGHGAEPGTGKKTCPGCGGTGQVRRSSGFFSIASTCPNCNGDGTIIESPCKTCRGAGRVEKHTRIKVTIPPGIENGKRINIPGQGDAGKNGGPPGDLYVFINVEPHEYYERDGADLYCVIPVDIVQASLGTEITVPTLENKRVKLKIPAGTQNGKILRLRNEGIPHLNNANKRGDLYIKIKVDVPTKLSSKSKDLLKELGELEGSNSSPQPVPLREL; encoded by the coding sequence ATGGCTAAACGAGATTATTACGAAGTCCTTGGAGTCTCCAAAGGAGCCTCCAAGGACGAAATTAAAAAAGCCTACCGGAAGCTGGCGGTTAAACATCACCCCGACAAAAACCCCGGAGACAAGAAGGCTGAGGAGCTTTTCAAAGAAGCTTCTGAGGCCTATGAGGTTCTCGCTGACGATAAAAAGCGCCAGACCTATGATCAGTTCGGTTTCGCCGGACTTGAAGGCATGGGCGGCGGAGGCGGCGGAGCCCAGGATTTCTCCAGCGTCTTCCGGGATTTCGGCGATATTTTCGGTGATTTCGGAATTTTCGACTCGTTCTTCGGCGGTGGCGGCCGGGGAGGGGGCGGTCAGAGACGTCGCAGCTCCGCCGTGAGAGGTTCGGATCTGCGCTATGATCTGAAAGTTCCCTTTAAAGATGCCGCATTCGGTACAAAGGTTGAGGTCAGCTATAACCGCAGTGTTCAATGCGAAAGCTGCAGCGGCCATGGCGCAGAACCGGGAACCGGAAAGAAGACCTGTCCAGGCTGCGGCGGAACAGGTCAGGTGCGCAGATCCTCGGGCTTCTTTTCGATTGCTTCCACCTGTCCCAACTGCAATGGTGACGGAACTATCATAGAGAGCCCGTGCAAGACCTGCCGGGGTGCCGGGCGTGTTGAAAAGCACACCAGAATCAAGGTTACAATTCCCCCGGGAATTGAAAACGGGAAGCGGATTAATATTCCCGGACAGGGCGATGCCGGCAAAAACGGCGGTCCTCCAGGTGATCTGTATGTGTTTATCAATGTAGAGCCCCATGAATATTATGAAAGGGACGGGGCTGATCTCTACTGCGTCATACCTGTGGACATTGTGCAGGCCAGTCTGGGAACTGAGATTACCGTACCGACTCTGGAAAACAAACGGGTAAAGCTTAAAATTCCTGCGGGAACCCAGAATGGAAAGATTCTCAGACTCAGAAACGAAGGAATACCCCATCTGAATAATGCAAACAAGCGTGGGGATCTCTATATCAAGATCAAAGTGGATGTGCCCACCAAGCTGAGCTCAAAATCCAAGGATCTTCTGAAGGAGCTGGGAGAACTGGAAGGAAGCAATTCTTCTCCCCAGCCTGTTCCTCTCAGGGAACTGTAG
- the grpE gene encoding nucleotide exchange factor GrpE — protein sequence MAVEDKEQQVDEASPESGSEDDAQAEAGEGSELSTDDDLSVKDKEIERLQQENSDLKDQFLRKQADMDNFRKRLLKEKEDAITFANKQLLLDLITIIDNFERAIKSSEGARDFDSFHDGIVMIEKEFVGMLERKWHLTRFESEGEEFDPMKHEAMMVEESSDHDHQVVLQDFQKGYMLKDQVLRAAKVKVSQPVSEARQEAGDQAKAADETHDDGGE from the coding sequence GTGGCCGTCGAGGATAAGGAGCAGCAGGTGGATGAAGCATCCCCGGAATCCGGCTCTGAAGATGACGCCCAGGCTGAGGCCGGGGAAGGGTCTGAACTGAGTACCGATGACGATTTATCCGTAAAGGATAAGGAAATCGAACGTTTACAGCAGGAAAACAGTGATCTGAAGGATCAGTTTTTACGGAAACAAGCCGACATGGACAACTTCAGAAAACGTCTGCTGAAAGAAAAAGAAGATGCAATAACCTTCGCAAATAAACAGCTGTTGCTGGATTTAATTACCATCATTGATAATTTCGAACGCGCTATTAAAAGTTCTGAGGGTGCAAGGGATTTTGATTCCTTTCATGACGGAATTGTAATGATTGAGAAGGAATTCGTGGGAATGCTCGAGCGAAAGTGGCATTTAACACGGTTCGAATCAGAAGGCGAAGAGTTCGACCCCATGAAGCATGAAGCTATGATGGTTGAAGAATCCAGTGATCACGATCATCAGGTGGTGCTTCAGGACTTTCAGAAAGGGTATATGCTGAAGGATCAGGTGCTTCGTGCAGCAAAGGTAAAGGTTTCCCAGCCCGTGTCTGAAGCCCGGCAAGAAGCGGGAGATCAGGCAAAAGCTGCGGATGAAACTCATGATGATGGCGGGGAATAA